Sequence from the Echinimonas agarilytica genome:
TCGAGATTTTTGTCCAAATGGCCTTCAAGTCCAAGGCAAGCCAAACATTCAGTCAATTGTAGCTGGAGTCACCGCCAGTCAAGCACTTGTCGACGAAGCCATCGCACGCAACGCCGATGCCGTATTAGTGCATCATGGTTACTTCTGGAAAAATGAACCCGCGGCTGTTGTAGGCATGAAGTATAACCGCCTTAAGGCGTTATTAACGCATGATATCAACCTCATCGCCTACCACTTGCCGCTTGATGTCCATGCTGAACATGGTAACAACGCTCAGCTAGCGAAGCGTTTGGGAATTGTTGATGCCGAAGGGCTCGATCCCAACGACCCATTTTCAGTGGCGATGCAAGGCCGTTTAGCTCAACCTGTCACAGGCGCTCAGCTTGCTGAGCGCATTGCGCAGAGTTTGAACCGAACTCCTGTCTTTGTGGAAGGGCACGGCGGTGTCGTGCAAAAAGTGGGTTGGTGTACGGGCGGTGGGCAGTCATATATTGACCAAGCCGTTGCCGCAGGATGTGATGCGTTTATCACCGGCGAAGCATCCGAGCAAACGGTGCATGTTGCTCGTGAAATGGGAATCGACTTCATCGCAGCAGGGCATCACGCAACAGAAAGGTATGGCGCGCTCGCATTGGGTCGGCACATTGCAGAAAAATTTGATCTAAATGTCGAGTTTGTGGATATCGACAACCCCGTATGAATAAGAAATCTAATTTTGATGGTGCAGCAGGTAAATTCAGTCGCTGCATTTATGACAGTGCAAAAGGTAAAGTTCGCCTAGCTGTATTGCAGCGTGACCTGCAGCAAGTGCGAGATGGCAGACCATTGCGCGTTTTAGATGTGGGTGTTGGGATGGGCCAAATGGCTCTTTGGTTCGCCGAAGCTGGGCATGATGTTGTGGCCTGTGACATATCGGATGATATGCTCAATGAAACCAAGGTTGCGGCAATTGCACGTGGTTGTTTGCAAACCATGAGCTTTGTGTATGCGGGACTAGACCAGTTACCTGAACTGGAAAAATTTGATCTTGTGCTTTGTCATGCGGTTCTGGAATGGATTGAGGACCACGAGTCTTTTATTCAACATTTGGCCAATCAGTTGAAGCCGCAAGGCCATTTAAGTTTGATGGCCTTTAATCAAAAAGCCCTACTTTATCAGCACTTGGTATCGGCCAACTTTGAATACGTTGAAGGCGGAATGACGCGGCGCAGTCGGCAACGTTTAACGCCAAACTGGCCCATCACTCCTGCTGCGTTAGAAAATGCAATTGCAAAGGCTGGAATGTCGGTTTCGACTCGATCCGGTATTCGTACCTTTAGTGATTATGTTCGCGACAAGCAACAAACTGAAATTCAGCAAGAAGCGCTAATGCGCTTAGAGCTTATTCATTCGCAAGACCCTGATTTTCTTGCGGTATCTCGGTATTTGCACTTTTATTGCTTACGTGGTTAGCGGGCATCCACCAATCGGTGTGCATGGGAGGCAAATCGTCGGGCAAAAATGGATTTTGAAGTTCAATTAGGTGTCTAGACTGGCTTTGAACTCGTTGAATAACATCTGAAAAATGCTTTTCAAAAATGGCTTTGAAACTGCCATCTTCAATCGCCATATCTAGTCCTTTCTCAAGCCGACGAGCAAGGCCTTCGTTACTCCTGTTCACAAAGAAATAACGGGGAAAAGGGTAGTAAAGCGCAATATCACTATTAATCATCAAGTCTGAGTAGCGGTCTGACTGCTGTTCAATTTCAATATAAATCTCATTTAGGCCGCGTGGTAAATAGTCAATTTGAGATGTGGCTAACATGGCAAACAGATCTTGATAGCCGGCACTTGCAATCACTGGAATGCGGTTGCGGTATAGAATACGTAAATCTTCCCAATGCAGGCCAAACCCTGCCACTGCGTTGTTTTTTAGATCTTGTAGTGACGAAATGCCAGCAAATTTATCATTGTGTTCGCTGTGAGTTAGTAACAGGCGGTAGCCAAGCATACCTTGTAATAAAGGCACTTTCACTGCTTTGAAGCTAAACTCTCTTTGTGTACTGGTGGGGAGAAATGCAATATCGATTTGGCCTGAAAATAACGCTCTTAGACCCTGTTGCTCAGACATTTCTGTACCCGAAAATTGAGCTTCAGCATGGCCATATTCTTTTTCCGTGAGCATTAACACGTGCTCCAGCAGTTCAATGTCGTAATGAAATCGATCATGATGCTGAAAATACAATAGTGGATCAGGTTTTGATGTGGCTAGAAACGATAAAGTAGCCAACATTAAACAAGTGACATAACGCAACAATTGCCGTCTCCATGAAAGTGGACGATGTAAACGAAACG
This genomic interval carries:
- a CDS encoding Nif3-like dinuclear metal center hexameric protein, with product MLTTELVTYLDQTLQSNQIRDFCPNGLQVQGKPNIQSIVAGVTASQALVDEAIARNADAVLVHHGYFWKNEPAAVVGMKYNRLKALLTHDINLIAYHLPLDVHAEHGNNAQLAKRLGIVDAEGLDPNDPFSVAMQGRLAQPVTGAQLAERIAQSLNRTPVFVEGHGGVVQKVGWCTGGGQSYIDQAVAAGCDAFITGEASEQTVHVAREMGIDFIAAGHHATERYGALALGRHIAEKFDLNVEFVDIDNPV
- a CDS encoding methyltransferase domain-containing protein, whose protein sequence is MNKKSNFDGAAGKFSRCIYDSAKGKVRLAVLQRDLQQVRDGRPLRVLDVGVGMGQMALWFAEAGHDVVACDISDDMLNETKVAAIARGCLQTMSFVYAGLDQLPELEKFDLVLCHAVLEWIEDHESFIQHLANQLKPQGHLSLMAFNQKALLYQHLVSANFEYVEGGMTRRSRQRLTPNWPITPAALENAIAKAGMSVSTRSGIRTFSDYVRDKQQTEIQQEALMRLELIHSQDPDFLAVSRYLHFYCLRG
- a CDS encoding transporter substrate-binding domain-containing protein, with protein sequence MLTEKEYGHAEAQFSGTEMSEQQGLRALFSGQIDIAFLPTSTQREFSFKAVKVPLLQGMLGYRLLLTHSEHNDKFAGISSLQDLKNNAVAGFGLHWEDLRILYRNRIPVIASAGYQDLFAMLATSQIDYLPRGLNEIYIEIEQQSDRYSDLMINSDIALYYPFPRYFFVNRSNEGLARRLEKGLDMAIEDGSFKAIFEKHFSDVIQRVQSQSRHLIELQNPFLPDDLPPMHTDWWMPANHVSNKSANTEIPQENQGLANE